In one window of Paraflavitalea soli DNA:
- a CDS encoding MFS transporter, with translation MTNYKPRTHRIAASCFFFVCGFVFATWASRIPAIKDQFNLNEAELGAVLFMLPLGALVALPFAGWAVSVLGSRIMNFGAAIAYALVLLCIGFSNTIFLLSTALFLFGFCGNVLNIAMNTQALLVQEEMYNKSLLSSFHGLWSIGAMTGAALGGYTMKTGATTIQHFLIVAIVVTTLSLVSVFYLIRKARPAGEQKLFAWPDKMLWLLGAICFCCAICEGAMADWSSLYYKQVLNDLNRVSTTGYMVFACMMALGRLIGDAIIGRLSYKGALMLDGILITTGLLMATLLAYPITAIIGFGLIGFGVATVIPIVYSLSAKTSTMSTSAALAAVSTVGFSGFLVGPPMIGFIAHQTGLRIALMLLSLLGMIILWLCRKVKV, from the coding sequence ATGACCAACTACAAACCCCGCACACATCGCATCGCCGCCTCCTGCTTCTTTTTTGTATGCGGGTTTGTATTTGCTACCTGGGCCTCGCGTATCCCTGCTATCAAAGACCAGTTCAACCTCAATGAAGCTGAACTGGGTGCAGTATTGTTCATGCTGCCGCTTGGCGCCCTGGTGGCGCTTCCCTTTGCAGGATGGGCAGTATCGGTGCTGGGCAGCAGGATCATGAACTTTGGAGCCGCCATTGCTTATGCACTGGTATTGTTGTGCATTGGATTCAGTAATACTATCTTTCTTTTGTCCACCGCTTTGTTCCTGTTTGGCTTTTGTGGCAATGTGCTCAATATTGCTATGAACACACAGGCCTTGCTGGTGCAGGAAGAAATGTATAATAAATCACTGCTCTCTTCCTTCCATGGTTTGTGGAGTATTGGTGCTATGACAGGCGCTGCACTGGGAGGTTATACCATGAAGACGGGCGCTACTACCATTCAACATTTCTTAATAGTAGCCATTGTGGTGACAACCCTTTCACTGGTATCGGTCTTTTACCTCATCAGGAAAGCCAGGCCGGCCGGTGAACAGAAGTTATTTGCCTGGCCCGACAAAATGCTTTGGCTATTGGGCGCTATCTGTTTTTGCTGCGCTATTTGTGAAGGCGCCATGGCTGATTGGAGTTCCTTATACTATAAACAGGTGTTGAATGACCTGAACCGGGTAAGTACCACCGGTTATATGGTCTTTGCCTGTATGATGGCCCTGGGAAGATTGATCGGTGATGCCATCATTGGCCGGCTAAGTTATAAAGGGGCGTTGATGCTCGATGGTATACTCATCACTACAGGTCTGCTAATGGCCACCTTGCTTGCTTATCCCATCACTGCTATTATTGGTTTTGGATTGATCGGTTTTGGTGTGGCTACGGTGATACCTATTGTATATAGCCTGAGCGCCAAAACTTCTACCATGAGCACCAGTGCGGCATTGGCCGCCGTGAGTACAGTAGGTTTCTCCGGTTTCCTGGTGGGGCCGCCCATGATTGGTTTTATTGCCCATCAAACAGGCCTGCGCATCGCACTGATGTTGCTGTCACTCCTTGGTATGATCATTTTATGGCTCTGCCGTAAAGTGAAAGTGTGA
- the recG gene encoding ATP-dependent DNA helicase RecG — protein sequence MFTQTAAIHSGLPRPSHLHKIPQHLKMGFHPYICGKEFTISSRGTHILASPIEYLKGVGPQRAELLQKELGIFTFKDLLEHYPYRHIDKTKVSLIREIGPQTDFIQIAGRITSMGIMGEKRSKRLVAEIKDASGVVELTWFQGITWIEKMLFVGQSYQVFGKVSFFQGLPQLTHPEIEPLAEENATARNFLEPVYSTTEKLKARGLGGRQIAKLTQALFLHLREKDLPENLPDYVLQQLQLMPRYRAITNIHFPPSMEAWTQAMNRLKFEEFFIAQLRMNLVKSRRHRYSKGVIFGQVGDIFNTFYEKYLPFELTGAQKRVIKEIRKDTGSGRQMNRLLQGDVGSGKTIVALLIMLLAADNGYQSCLMAPTEILARQHFAGLTKLLKDLPVTIRILTGTTKAKERREILKQLEDGTIQLLVGTHAVIEDTVQFKNLGMAIVDEQHRFGVAQRAKLWGKATIPPHVLVMTATPIPRTLAMTAYGDLDYSVMDELPPNRKPILTVHRYETARSQVMGFIKAEIALGRQAYIVFPLIEESEKLDYENLMKGYENVKAYFPEPKYWMSMVHGRQPTDVRETNMQRFKDNDTQILVATTVIEVGVDVPNASVMVIENAEKFGLSQLHQLRGRVGRGAEKSFCILLTSTKLNNDARERLKTMCETTDGFKVAEKDLELRGPGDIEGTRQSGALNFKLANILQDRQWLEAAREVAEKIADNDPDLSAPENARLLEYLQSLKGKTAWSKIS from the coding sequence TTGTTTACGCAGACAGCCGCCATCCACAGCGGCTTACCGCGCCCCTCCCACCTCCATAAAATACCCCAACACCTGAAAATGGGTTTCCACCCTTACATTTGCGGCAAAGAATTCACTATCAGTAGCAGAGGCACACATATCCTGGCCAGTCCAATTGAATACCTGAAGGGCGTAGGCCCTCAACGGGCCGAACTTTTACAGAAAGAACTGGGCATCTTCACGTTCAAAGACCTGCTGGAGCATTACCCCTATCGCCATATCGATAAGACCAAGGTGAGCCTCATCCGTGAGATCGGGCCACAAACAGACTTTATACAGATCGCCGGCCGGATCACCAGCATGGGCATCATGGGCGAAAAGCGGAGCAAAAGACTGGTGGCGGAGATCAAAGATGCCTCGGGTGTGGTAGAGCTCACCTGGTTCCAGGGCATCACCTGGATCGAAAAGATGCTGTTTGTAGGCCAGTCTTATCAGGTATTTGGGAAAGTGAGTTTTTTCCAGGGATTACCCCAGCTCACCCACCCGGAAATTGAACCGCTGGCAGAAGAAAACGCCACGGCCCGCAACTTCCTGGAACCGGTCTATTCCACCACAGAGAAATTAAAAGCCCGCGGACTGGGCGGCCGGCAGATCGCCAAGCTCACCCAGGCGCTATTTCTGCACCTGCGCGAGAAAGACCTGCCGGAAAACCTGCCAGACTACGTTTTACAACAGCTTCAATTGATGCCCCGTTACCGGGCCATCACCAATATCCACTTCCCCCCTTCCATGGAAGCCTGGACGCAGGCCATGAACCGGCTCAAATTTGAGGAGTTCTTCATTGCGCAATTGAGAATGAACCTGGTAAAATCGAGGCGACACCGGTATTCCAAAGGTGTCATATTTGGGCAGGTGGGTGATATCTTCAATACGTTTTACGAAAAATACCTGCCTTTTGAGCTCACAGGCGCCCAGAAAAGGGTGATCAAAGAGATCAGAAAGGATACGGGCAGCGGCCGGCAAATGAACCGGCTGCTACAGGGTGACGTGGGCAGCGGTAAAACCATCGTAGCCCTGCTCATTATGTTGCTCGCTGCCGATAACGGCTATCAAAGCTGCCTGATGGCCCCTACAGAGATCCTGGCCCGGCAGCACTTTGCCGGCCTCACCAAACTTCTGAAAGACCTCCCGGTGACCATCCGCATCCTCACGGGCACTACCAAGGCCAAGGAGCGCCGGGAGATACTGAAACAATTAGAGGATGGCACCATACAGCTCCTGGTAGGCACGCATGCGGTGATAGAAGATACCGTGCAGTTTAAGAACCTGGGTATGGCCATTGTGGATGAGCAGCATCGCTTTGGCGTAGCCCAACGGGCTAAATTATGGGGCAAAGCCACCATACCGCCCCATGTATTGGTGATGACAGCTACCCCCATCCCCCGCACCCTGGCCATGACGGCCTACGGCGACCTCGATTATAGCGTAATGGACGAGCTTCCTCCCAACCGAAAACCCATTTTAACCGTACATCGATATGAAACGGCGCGCAGTCAGGTAATGGGCTTTATAAAAGCAGAAATCGCCCTGGGCCGGCAGGCATACATCGTGTTTCCGCTGATCGAAGAATCGGAGAAACTGGATTATGAAAACCTGATGAAAGGATACGAAAATGTGAAGGCCTATTTTCCCGAGCCGAAGTATTGGATGAGCATGGTACATGGCCGGCAGCCTACTGATGTACGGGAAACCAATATGCAACGTTTTAAGGACAACGACACTCAAATCCTGGTGGCTACCACGGTGATAGAAGTAGGTGTAGATGTGCCGAATGCAAGTGTAATGGTGATCGAGAATGCAGAGAAATTCGGTTTATCGCAATTGCATCAGTTACGCGGACGGGTGGGTAGAGGTGCTGAAAAGAGTTTTTGCATATTATTAACAAGCACCAAACTCAACAATGATGCGCGTGAGCGGTTAAAGACGATGTGTGAGACCACGGATGGGTTTAAAGTGGCGGAAAAAGACTTAGAATTGCGTGGCCCGGGCGATATTGAGGGTACCCGGCAGAGTGGTGCACTGAATTTCAAACTGGCCAATATTTTGCAGGACAGGCAATGGCTGGAAGCCGCCCGGGAAGTGGCAGAAAAGATCGCAGATAATGACCCCGATTTGAGTGCCCCGGAAAATGCGCGGCTGCTGGAATACCTGCAATCGCTGAAGGGTAAAACGGCCTGGAGTAAGATTTCGTAA
- a CDS encoding decaprenyl-phosphate phosphoribosyltransferase, translating to MRDYIKLLRPKDWAKNLFLFIPSFFAGKLFNPSEFKEQFLLLIGGFIAFSFLASSIYIINDYRDIEDDRKHPKKSKRPLASGKVKKGTGLAICILLAIAGLGISYLLDPTFKFLFIIGIYYLLNLGYCFGLKNISIVDILIVSAGFVLRVKGGAALGDIHTTEWLIIMTFLLALFMAIAKRRDDVMLKVSTGTDMRKAIKGYSLEFLNTLLGLFCAILIVSYINYTVSGALYKEFGHRLYYTSLFVIAGIMRYLQITFVLNKAGSPTEILYKDRFIQLTLVLWIASFYFILYLKDMHVFDK from the coding sequence ATGCGGGATTATATCAAATTATTACGACCTAAAGACTGGGCAAAAAACCTTTTCCTGTTCATCCCCTCTTTCTTTGCAGGCAAATTGTTTAACCCCTCGGAGTTCAAAGAGCAATTTTTGTTGCTGATTGGCGGCTTTATTGCTTTTAGCTTCCTTGCCAGTAGTATCTACATTATTAACGATTACAGGGACATCGAGGACGATCGCAAGCATCCCAAAAAGAGCAAGCGGCCGCTGGCATCCGGCAAAGTAAAGAAAGGAACAGGGCTGGCTATCTGTATCCTGCTGGCTATTGCCGGCCTGGGTATCAGCTACCTGCTTGACCCTACTTTCAAGTTCCTGTTCATTATCGGTATCTATTACCTGCTCAACCTGGGCTATTGCTTTGGATTGAAGAATATCTCCATCGTTGATATCCTGATCGTATCTGCCGGCTTTGTATTGCGGGTAAAAGGCGGTGCAGCGCTGGGTGATATCCATACCACCGAGTGGCTCATCATCATGACCTTCCTGCTGGCCTTGTTCATGGCCATTGCCAAAAGGCGCGATGATGTGATGCTGAAAGTGTCTACCGGCACCGATATGCGGAAAGCCATCAAAGGCTATAGCCTGGAATTCCTCAATACCCTGCTGGGGCTTTTTTGCGCCATCCTGATCGTGTCCTATATCAATTACACCGTATCAGGCGCCTTGTACAAAGAGTTTGGCCACCGCTTATATTATACATCCCTGTTCGTGATCGCGGGTATTATGCGATATTTGCAAATTACCTTCGTCCTGAACAAAGCAGGTTCACCTACCGAAATCCTTTATAAAGACCGTTTCATTCAGCTTACCCTCGTTCTATGGATAGCCAGTTTTTATTTTATCCTTTATCTGAAGGATATGCATGTATTCGACAAATAA
- a CDS encoding FAD-binding oxidoreductase translates to MKKEIANWGNYPVMESNEQQFSFDDQLQQLVKDSHHFIPRGNGRCYGDASLGGQTISTLKYDKILSFDTQQGVFECQSGLVLDQILEVIVPKGWFLPVTPGTKFITVGGAVGSDVHGKNHHVDGSFSNHIVDMDVVLANGQVLTCSPTQHADLFEATCGGMGLTGMISRVKFRLKKIETSYIKQKQIKADNLEHIIRLFDEYKDYTYSVAWIDCLKKGKGFGRSILILGEHATVDDLNDKQRKDPLQLPKKKQITFPFNLPSWVLNTFTVKAFNFLYYGKNFKKEINNVVGYEPFYYPLDAILHWNRGYGKKGFIQYQFVVPMHAKQGLIEILQRISQEGIGSFLAVLKVFGKQESLISFPEEGYTLALDIPVRKGLFEFLDELDQIVLKYGGRLYMSKDARMKPEVLEAGYPRLDEFKAIVKKYNPDGKIRSTQSDRLLLTTN, encoded by the coding sequence ATGAAAAAAGAAATTGCCAACTGGGGAAACTACCCCGTGATGGAAAGTAATGAACAACAGTTCAGCTTTGATGACCAGTTGCAGCAACTCGTAAAGGATTCCCACCACTTTATTCCCCGTGGGAATGGCCGCTGTTATGGTGATGCCTCCCTGGGCGGTCAAACCATTTCTACCCTTAAATACGATAAGATACTTTCTTTCGATACACAGCAAGGCGTGTTTGAATGCCAGAGCGGCCTGGTGCTGGACCAGATACTGGAAGTGATCGTGCCCAAGGGCTGGTTCCTGCCGGTAACGCCGGGCACCAAGTTCATCACGGTAGGCGGCGCTGTAGGCAGTGATGTACACGGTAAAAACCACCACGTAGATGGTTCCTTCTCCAATCATATAGTAGATATGGATGTGGTACTCGCCAATGGCCAGGTATTGACCTGTTCTCCCACACAACATGCCGACCTGTTTGAAGCTACCTGCGGCGGCATGGGCCTTACCGGTATGATCAGCCGGGTGAAATTCCGCCTCAAAAAGATCGAGACCTCCTACATCAAACAAAAGCAGATCAAGGCCGATAACCTGGAACACATCATCCGCCTGTTTGATGAATACAAAGACTATACATATTCCGTGGCCTGGATCGACTGCCTCAAAAAAGGCAAAGGCTTTGGCCGCAGTATCCTGATACTGGGAGAACATGCTACCGTGGATGATCTGAATGACAAGCAGCGCAAGGACCCGCTGCAATTGCCCAAAAAGAAGCAGATCACTTTCCCTTTCAACCTGCCCTCCTGGGTGCTCAACACCTTTACGGTAAAAGCATTTAACTTCCTGTACTACGGTAAGAATTTCAAAAAGGAGATCAACAACGTAGTGGGGTATGAGCCCTTCTATTACCCGCTGGATGCGATCCTGCACTGGAACCGCGGTTATGGTAAAAAAGGATTTATTCAATACCAGTTTGTAGTGCCCATGCATGCCAAGCAGGGATTGATCGAAATATTGCAGCGTATAAGTCAGGAAGGCATTGGCTCCTTCCTCGCTGTACTGAAGGTATTTGGCAAACAGGAAAGCCTGATCTCCTTCCCGGAAGAAGGATATACCCTGGCGCTGGATATTCCGGTGCGCAAAGGACTGTTTGAATTCCTGGATGAGTTGGACCAGATCGTGTTGAAGTATGGCGGCCGTCTCTATATGAGCAAGGATGCCCGTATGAAACCTGAAGTACTGGAAGCTGGCTATCCACGGCTGGATGAATTTAAAGCTATCGTAAAGAAATATAACCCGGACGGTAAGATACGTTCTACCCAATCGGACCGGTTATTATTGACCACCAATTAA
- a CDS encoding PKD domain-containing protein, with protein MKTTLLMAGILLSVLASGQQVAKGLTAANGTFIGFYQYTPVDYNPTGEKYPLIIFMHGMDERGNGTTELSKVTVNGIPKYIKAGHKMRFFWNGKWQTFLVLSPQLSKNYGWWYNFYTEEMIKYAKANLNVDTNRISLVGLSLGGGGVWDYPGEKPSNGRQLNAIAPCCPTCQTNNYCNLADAKLPIWAFHAINDGTTQANCTSAIVNGINTTCNAAEKAYMTMYPDGGHGVWDRAFDTVYRYQNPNVYEWLLGKDKSKPVNVRPIANAGPNFTISATKGYAYLSGAHSSDADGKIERYIWKQTSGPSNSAIVTSVSTNGLTRINSLTTAGNYVFELTVVDDRGDFVKTSVTISVTSGVASNIPPVTEAGDNINTAISSTTLHGSDSYDPDGSALTYKWTKKSGPAVFSLSNDAVANPDLTNLLLGTYEFQLETTDAQGATTQDIVAVYSSATMLPNRLSYFKGNNNAGATKLVWATAQEQDNDHFEVERSTDGKSFTTIGIVAAGGNSMLQQTYSYTDQQDNGGVWYYRLKLVNASGQTTLYSTLVRIENNQPKVRLEYFPNPVVDNMSVLINDEHKGMLQLRLLSMDGKAILQKQYMKKEELITTVMNVKQLVPGIYLLEVTIGDQLHEIRKVVKK; from the coding sequence ATGAAAACCACTTTACTCATGGCAGGCATTCTCCTGTCTGTACTTGCTTCGGGCCAGCAGGTAGCAAAAGGTCTCACAGCAGCGAATGGCACTTTCATCGGCTTCTACCAGTACACACCTGTTGATTACAATCCTACCGGCGAAAAGTATCCCCTCATCATCTTCATGCACGGTATGGACGAGCGCGGCAACGGTACTACCGAACTATCGAAGGTAACCGTCAATGGTATTCCCAAGTACATCAAGGCCGGGCATAAGATGCGTTTTTTCTGGAATGGCAAATGGCAAACCTTCCTGGTATTATCACCACAGCTGAGTAAGAACTACGGCTGGTGGTATAATTTCTACACCGAAGAAATGATCAAATATGCGAAGGCCAATCTGAATGTCGACACCAATCGTATTTCGCTGGTAGGCCTTAGCCTTGGTGGCGGTGGTGTATGGGATTATCCCGGAGAAAAGCCGTCAAACGGCAGGCAGCTGAATGCGATTGCCCCCTGCTGCCCTACCTGTCAAACCAATAATTATTGTAACCTGGCCGATGCCAAATTACCCATCTGGGCATTCCATGCCATCAATGATGGTACCACACAAGCCAACTGTACCAGCGCCATTGTGAATGGTATCAATACTACTTGTAATGCCGCTGAAAAAGCCTACATGACCATGTATCCCGATGGCGGCCATGGTGTGTGGGACAGGGCATTTGATACGGTATACAGATACCAAAACCCCAATGTATACGAATGGCTGCTGGGTAAAGATAAAAGCAAGCCGGTGAATGTGCGCCCGATTGCCAATGCAGGTCCCAACTTCACCATCTCTGCTACCAAAGGGTATGCCTACCTCAGTGGCGCCCATTCTTCGGATGCGGATGGTAAAATAGAACGGTATATATGGAAACAAACCTCAGGCCCCTCCAACAGTGCTATAGTAACTTCCGTTTCTACCAATGGATTGACCAGGATAAATAGTCTTACCACGGCCGGCAACTATGTATTTGAATTGACAGTAGTGGACGACCGGGGTGATTTTGTAAAAACGTCGGTCACCATTTCAGTAACCAGTGGCGTAGCTTCCAATATACCGCCGGTAACAGAAGCTGGTGACAATATCAACACGGCTATATCCAGCACTACCCTGCATGGCAGCGACTCTTATGATCCGGATGGTTCGGCCCTGACGTACAAGTGGACCAAAAAATCAGGCCCTGCTGTATTCTCGCTTTCCAATGATGCAGTAGCCAATCCCGATCTTACCAACCTGCTGCTGGGTACTTATGAGTTCCAATTGGAGACCACAGATGCGCAGGGAGCCACCACGCAGGACATTGTAGCGGTATATTCTTCTGCTACCATGCTCCCCAACAGACTTTCTTATTTTAAAGGAAATAATAATGCGGGCGCTACGAAACTGGTATGGGCTACAGCGCAGGAACAGGACAACGATCATTTTGAGGTAGAACGCAGTACCGATGGAAAAAGCTTTACCACCATTGGTATTGTTGCCGCAGGTGGCAACAGCATGCTTCAACAAACCTATTCCTATACCGATCAGCAGGATAATGGCGGTGTCTGGTACTACCGGTTGAAACTGGTGAATGCAAGCGGCCAAACAACCTTGTATTCCACTTTAGTACGTATAGAAAACAATCAGCCCAAAGTCAGACTGGAGTATTTCCCCAATCCTGTGGTGGATAATATGTCGGTACTGATCAATGATGAACACAAAGGCATGTTGCAGCTGCGCCTCCTCAGTATGGATGGCAAAGCCATATTGCAAAAACAGTATATGAAGAAAGAAGAGCTCATTACCACGGTAATGAATGTAAAGCAACTGGTACCCGGCATTTACCTGCTGGAAGTAACCATTGGCGATCAACTGCACGAGATCAGGAAGGTCGTAAAGAAATAA
- a CDS encoding Crp/Fnr family transcriptional regulator, whose translation MLQPELSQFLSQYAQIPEPVLVDFTASFKEKKIARNSFLLKEGQVCRYFSFVKSGCLRLYYTGEKQEVSVWFAFSSNSAIEISSYLSNTPSAYAIQAIEDSTVLYLPKEDMEALCAKHPALQEMMRRYWEVAVLSLLTRFTSLQKDSAEKRYKDLLLQTEYLQKIPQKYLASFIGVTPTSLSRIRRKVK comes from the coding sequence ATGCTGCAGCCGGAACTAAGTCAATTTCTTTCACAATATGCTCAGATCCCTGAGCCCGTATTAGTAGACTTTACCGCCAGCTTCAAAGAAAAGAAAATAGCCAGGAACAGTTTCTTACTCAAAGAAGGCCAGGTGTGCCGTTACTTTAGCTTCGTAAAAAGCGGTTGTCTGCGCCTGTATTATACTGGTGAAAAACAGGAGGTATCCGTATGGTTTGCATTCAGCAGCAATTCGGCCATCGAGATATCCAGCTATTTGAGTAATACTCCCTCCGCGTATGCCATCCAGGCCATTGAAGATAGTACCGTGTTGTACCTTCCCAAAGAAGACATGGAAGCCTTATGCGCCAAACATCCTGCCTTGCAGGAAATGATGAGAAGGTATTGGGAAGTGGCTGTGTTGAGCCTCCTTACCCGTTTTACTTCCCTTCAAAAAGATAGTGCAGAGAAAAGGTACAAAGACCTGCTGCTTCAAACGGAATACCTGCAAAAGATACCTCAGAAATACCTGGCATCCTTTATCGGCGTTACGCCCACCTCCCTTAGCAGGATAAGAAGAAAAGTAAAATAA
- a CDS encoding SDR family oxidoreductase: MSTVLILGAASDMAVAIAKKYAGEGHAIQLAARNIQRLQPLQSDIAIRYNTTCTVHEFDALNFNSHQAFFDQLPVKPDITVCVFGYLGENETARANWAESEKIIHTNYTGAVSILNVVSNYYAAQKKGVIAGISSVAGERGRQSNYIYGSAKAGFTAYLSGLRNRMFPENVHVVSVQPGFVYTRMTENLTLPPLLTAQPEQVANTVYKAVAGKKNVVYVKWFWRWIMLIIKSIPEFMFKKLKL, from the coding sequence ATGTCTACTGTATTGATCTTAGGGGCCGCGTCTGATATGGCCGTGGCTATCGCAAAAAAATATGCCGGGGAAGGGCATGCCATTCAGCTGGCTGCACGAAATATACAAAGACTGCAGCCTTTGCAGTCGGATATCGCTATCCGCTACAATACCACTTGTACGGTGCACGAATTTGATGCCCTCAACTTTAATTCCCACCAGGCATTCTTCGACCAACTGCCGGTGAAACCCGATATTACCGTATGCGTATTTGGTTACCTGGGTGAAAATGAAACTGCCCGGGCCAATTGGGCAGAATCAGAAAAGATCATCCATACCAACTATACCGGGGCCGTGTCCATACTCAATGTAGTAAGCAATTACTATGCAGCACAGAAGAAAGGCGTGATTGCCGGTATCAGTTCTGTGGCCGGTGAGCGGGGCCGGCAAAGCAATTATATTTATGGCAGTGCCAAAGCTGGTTTCACCGCTTACTTATCGGGACTGCGCAACCGTATGTTTCCCGAGAATGTGCATGTGGTAAGCGTGCAACCTGGTTTTGTGTATACCCGCATGACAGAAAACCTCACCCTGCCGCCATTGCTTACAGCCCAGCCGGAGCAAGTGGCCAACACAGTCTATAAAGCTGTAGCCGGCAAGAAGAATGTGGTGTATGTAAAGTGGTTCTGGCGCTGGATCATGCTCATCATCAAGAGTATCCCGGAATTCATGTTCAAAAAACTGAAATTGTGA
- a CDS encoding M24 family metallopeptidase, which produces MTIQKQQLVEAEHIAAQLFGEIEKRHLIQPGKTEKQLNDEVFQLAEELFGIKKYWHKRIVRSGPNTLHPYNENPPNLTIQDDDILFFDFGPIVEDWEADFGRTYVVGNDPFKRKLQQDVETAWQEGKEWFGQQTTLTGADYFSYVEGLARKYGWEYGGEIAGHLIGQFPHERLEPGNYGLYVHPGNLNDMFLPDANGNKRNWILEIHFVDRQRQIGGFFEQLLT; this is translated from the coding sequence ATGACAATTCAAAAACAACAATTAGTAGAAGCGGAGCACATTGCAGCGCAACTGTTTGGTGAGATTGAGAAGAGGCACCTTATCCAGCCAGGGAAAACAGAGAAACAACTGAACGATGAAGTCTTTCAACTGGCAGAAGAGCTGTTTGGTATCAAAAAGTACTGGCACAAAAGGATCGTAAGAAGTGGCCCCAATACCTTGCATCCCTATAATGAGAATCCGCCCAATCTTACGATTCAGGATGATGACATCCTCTTCTTTGATTTTGGTCCGATCGTAGAAGATTGGGAAGCCGATTTTGGAAGGACCTATGTGGTAGGCAATGATCCCTTTAAACGAAAACTGCAACAGGATGTGGAAACTGCCTGGCAGGAAGGGAAGGAGTGGTTTGGCCAGCAAACTACGTTGACCGGGGCCGATTATTTTTCATACGTAGAAGGCCTGGCCCGTAAATATGGCTGGGAATATGGTGGTGAGATCGCTGGCCACCTGATTGGGCAGTTTCCCCATGAAAGATTAGAGCCGGGCAACTATGGCTTGTATGTTCACCCGGGCAATCTCAATGATATGTTTCTGCCCGATGCCAATGGCAATAAGCGGAACTGGATACTGGAGATACATTTTGTGGATCGCCAAAGACAGATCGGTGGCTTTTTTGAACAGTTGTTAACCTAA
- a CDS encoding HAD family hydrolase: MSQPIAFFDFDGTITTKDTLLEIFKYRHGKARFYLGFLLNSPFLVAYKAGIISNQLAKEMTLKLFFGGMKAEAFNAFCEQFAKEIIPSLVRSKALTEIDKLKKAGAEVVIVSASPENWLQPWCREHQVKLLGTQLEVNNGKITGKIKGNNCHGEEKVRRIREAYDLTAWKEVYCYGDTSGDKPMLALGTHSFYQPFR; the protein is encoded by the coding sequence GTGAGTCAGCCTATTGCCTTCTTCGATTTTGACGGTACCATTACCACCAAAGATACCCTGCTGGAGATCTTTAAATACCGGCATGGAAAAGCCAGGTTCTACCTGGGCTTCCTGCTCAATAGTCCTTTCCTGGTGGCTTATAAGGCTGGGATTATTTCCAATCAACTGGCCAAGGAGATGACACTTAAGCTCTTCTTTGGTGGTATGAAAGCAGAAGCGTTCAATGCTTTTTGCGAACAGTTTGCCAAAGAGATCATTCCTTCGCTGGTGCGCAGCAAGGCGCTGACGGAAATAGACAAATTAAAGAAAGCTGGCGCCGAGGTGGTGATCGTTTCGGCATCTCCCGAAAACTGGCTGCAGCCCTGGTGCAGGGAGCACCAGGTAAAATTGCTGGGCACACAACTGGAAGTTAACAACGGTAAGATCACCGGTAAGATAAAGGGCAATAACTGCCACGGAGAAGAAAAGGTGCGCCGTATCAGGGAGGCCTATGACCTTACTGCCTGGAAAGAAGTATATTGCTATGGCGATACCAGCGGCGACAAGCCCATGCTGGCCCTGGGCACGCATTCTTTTTACCAGCCATTCAGGTAA
- a CDS encoding HigA family addiction module antitoxin, with protein MEKNTMLKRELPPSHPGVILRELFMKERNLTVTELAKGLGMTRANLSAIINMRAGISPEVAVKLSEAFGNSAAFWINLQNNYELWHAERKVKRSSIQHFRLPGSDRQSAHAQ; from the coding sequence ATGGAGAAAAACACCATGTTGAAACGAGAATTACCACCATCACACCCTGGGGTCATCTTGAGGGAGCTTTTTATGAAGGAGCGTAACCTGACTGTGACTGAGCTTGCAAAGGGTTTGGGCATGACCCGCGCTAATTTATCTGCCATTATCAATATGCGGGCAGGCATAAGTCCCGAAGTAGCGGTTAAGTTATCCGAAGCCTTCGGTAATTCTGCTGCGTTTTGGATCAATCTGCAAAATAACTATGAATTGTGGCATGCAGAGAGAAAAGTTAAACGTTCTTCCATACAACACTTTCGTTTGCCGGGAAGTGACCGGCAATCGGCCCATGCCCAGTAG